In uncultured Treponema sp., one genomic interval encodes:
- the metG gene encoding methionine--tRNA ligase — protein sequence MENIKNLNRRLVTSALPYVNNIPHLGNLIQMLSADVFARFCRSRGYETLYVCGTDEYGTATETRAVEEKKTPRELCDYYYKQHDEIYKWFDIAFDKFGRTSNEECTEITQAMFKDLDKNGFIKEHTNKQLFCPSCQMFLADRYVHGVCPKCGFEDARGDQCDKCGSLLDPIELKSPRCVTCGSTPEIRETRHLYIDLPSISKNLDSWMNKTSVEGRWSDNAINITKAWIRDGLNERAITRDLKWGIPVPKAGYENKVFYVWFNAPIGYISITKQLADELIAASKPSFDWKSWWLPEESEEAKNKSPVDLFQFIGKDNIPFHTVIFPCSQIGSGHNFTKLFHMSSTEYLNYEDGKFSKSRGVGVFGTDAKESGIKADAWRFYIFYNRPEKQDYQFTWKEFRERYNGELIGNLGNLVNRTLLFVQKYYDSKIPDAPVDEELWTQVKEHEAKATEYLEWANLKDAFHEVFAISDIGNKAFQDTEPWKTRETDPERAAKLIHNLCYMIKDLMIMAHPYMPQFAEKIMSYFGKKISEPRFNDEQKPEGLDWSDLGNTEGLSEVSPTEVFFTPLDQKTMEAFRQKFSGTQKDRNAKPAEKKQKKEKKQIEVLPFEKQAEWFNKKIELKVAKITKVENNPESDKLYIETLDDGSGTERIIQSGLRDFLKPEELLGKHIILASNLAPRKMRGVESRGMLLAADYKDENGKDCVEPLEAPWAEPGTKVILEGSSENSKPEQIQAEDFFAVEIKVSDKKVQIGGKTLTAAGKQISTVKTKNGNVH from the coding sequence ATGGAAAATATTAAGAATTTAAATAGAAGACTTGTAACTTCAGCCCTTCCCTATGTAAACAATATTCCTCATCTTGGAAATTTAATACAAATGCTTTCCGCCGATGTTTTTGCAAGGTTTTGCAGAAGCCGTGGATACGAAACTCTTTATGTCTGCGGAACTGATGAATACGGAACTGCCACAGAAACACGCGCTGTTGAAGAAAAGAAAACTCCGCGCGAACTTTGCGACTACTATTACAAGCAGCATGACGAAATCTACAAATGGTTTGACATTGCATTTGACAAATTCGGGCGCACTTCAAATGAAGAATGCACAGAAATAACACAGGCAATGTTCAAGGATTTGGACAAAAACGGATTCATAAAAGAGCATACAAACAAGCAGCTTTTCTGCCCTTCATGCCAGATGTTCCTTGCGGACCGCTATGTTCACGGAGTCTGTCCTAAATGCGGATTCGAAGATGCAAGAGGCGACCAATGCGACAAATGCGGCTCACTCTTAGACCCTATTGAGCTAAAATCTCCAAGATGCGTAACCTGCGGTTCTACTCCTGAAATAAGGGAAACCCGGCATCTTTACATAGACCTTCCTTCAATCAGCAAAAACCTTGACTCTTGGATGAACAAAACAAGCGTAGAAGGAAGATGGTCAGACAACGCAATAAACATAACCAAAGCATGGATAAGAGACGGACTTAACGAAAGAGCAATCACGCGCGATTTAAAATGGGGAATTCCTGTTCCAAAAGCCGGATACGAGAACAAAGTTTTCTATGTCTGGTTCAACGCGCCAATCGGATACATTTCAATAACAAAGCAGCTTGCCGATGAGCTTATTGCAGCATCCAAGCCTTCATTTGACTGGAAAAGCTGGTGGCTCCCAGAAGAAAGTGAAGAAGCAAAAAACAAGTCGCCGGTTGACTTGTTCCAATTCATTGGAAAAGACAACATTCCGTTCCACACAGTAATTTTCCCATGCTCGCAAATTGGAAGCGGACATAACTTTACAAAATTGTTCCACATGTCTTCAACTGAATATCTTAACTATGAAGACGGAAAATTTTCAAAAAGCCGCGGCGTAGGCGTATTCGGAACAGACGCAAAGGAAAGCGGAATCAAGGCAGACGCTTGGAGATTCTACATTTTCTACAACCGCCCGGAAAAACAGGACTATCAGTTCACTTGGAAAGAATTCCGCGAGCGTTACAATGGAGAGCTAATCGGAAACCTCGGAAATCTTGTAAACCGCACGCTTCTTTTTGTGCAGAAATATTATGATTCAAAAATTCCAGACGCTCCAGTTGACGAAGAGCTTTGGACGCAGGTAAAAGAACACGAGGCAAAGGCAACTGAATATCTTGAATGGGCAAACTTAAAAGACGCCTTCCATGAAGTGTTTGCAATTTCAGACATCGGAAACAAAGCGTTCCAAGACACAGAGCCGTGGAAAACAAGAGAAACAGACCCAGAGCGAGCCGCAAAACTCATTCACAATCTTTGCTACATGATAAAAGACCTCATGATTATGGCGCATCCGTATATGCCGCAGTTCGCGGAAAAAATCATGTCTTACTTCGGAAAGAAAATCAGCGAGCCGCGCTTTAACGATGAGCAAAAGCCGGAAGGTCTTGACTGGTCTGATCTTGGAAACACAGAAGGTTTAAGCGAAGTTTCGCCAACGGAAGTTTTCTTTACTCCTCTCGATCAGAAAACAATGGAAGCGTTCAGACAGAAATTTTCTGGAACACAAAAAGATCGCAACGCAAAGCCAGCTGAAAAAAAACAAAAGAAAGAAAAGAAGCAGATTGAAGTTCTTCCTTTTGAAAAGCAGGCTGAATGGTTCAATAAAAAAATCGAGCTGAAAGTTGCAAAAATCACAAAGGTCGAAAACAATCCTGAAAGCGACAAGCTTTACATTGAAACTCTTGACGACGGAAGCGGAACAGAACGCATTATCCAAAGCGGACTGCGCGATTTCCTAAAGCCAGAAGAACTTCTTGGAAAACATATAATTCTTGCTTCAAACCTTGCGCCAAGAAAAATGCGCGGAGTTGAAAGCCGTGGAATGCTGCTTGCCGCCGACTACAAAGATGAAAACGGAAAAGACTGCGTAGAGCCTCTTGAAGCTCCTTGGGCAGAACCGGGAACAAAAGTTATTCTTGAAGGCTCATCAGAAAATTCCAAGCCGGAGCAAATTCAAGCGGAAGACTTTTTTGCAGTTGAAATAAAAGTTTCAGATAAAAAAGTGCAGATCGGCGGAAAAACTCTGACCGCAGCAGGAAAACAAATTTCAACTGTAAAAACAAAAAACGGCAACGTTCACTAA
- a CDS encoding STAS-like domain-containing protein encodes MTLSIDKFGQVLMSRPAGKEAFLMAKAYILDSLKPSEVLSLDFANVKVLAPSWADEFITGLKTNYKNKIEYLNTDNESVSASLKTVLSSPM; translated from the coding sequence ATGACATTATCAATTGATAAATTCGGACAGGTTCTTATGTCTCGTCCAGCAGGAAAAGAAGCTTTTCTTATGGCAAAAGCATATATTTTAGACTCTCTAAAGCCTTCTGAAGTACTTTCGCTTGACTTTGCAAATGTAAAAGTACTTGCACCATCCTGGGCAGACGAGTTTATAACAGGATTAAAAACAAACTATAAAAATAAAATTGAATACTTAAATACAGACAATGAATCAGTTTCAGCATCTTTGAAAACAGTTTTATCATCCCCAATGTAA
- a CDS encoding peptidoglycan bridge formation glycyltransferase FemA/FemB family protein produces the protein MQNQEQRFLQTEFWADFKGRHGWKTYFFLFDGENVSKVESFKECKENEKCLSVLVRSFSLKIKKFSIAYIPMAPEFSSNEENLSQKFSNELESISKKIFKFLPQNTICIRFDSALDFENLEERNNFVANEKKFLKQNKISKENFSIEKTATDIQPPDTVLLSLLESEEKILSEMKSKWRYNIRLAAKKGVEVKSYSAKDADFPSAFEEFFKLFMQTSERDGVQFHQKNYYLDLLNSSAETPNAPVVKLYLAEHEADVLAGIITLFCKKEAVYLYGASGNIKRNFMPAYLLQWNAICDAKKFGCPIYDFYGCPPEENKNHPMHGLFLFKTGFGGKLIHRPGSFDVVLKKNWYAFYKTAEKLRAWFYKNLKKKLAGR, from the coding sequence ATGCAGAATCAGGAGCAACGTTTTTTACAAACAGAATTTTGGGCAGACTTTAAAGGCAGGCACGGCTGGAAAACATATTTTTTTCTCTTTGATGGAGAAAATGTTTCCAAAGTTGAATCCTTTAAAGAATGCAAGGAAAATGAAAAATGTCTTTCAGTTCTTGTGCGCTCGTTCAGCTTGAAAATCAAGAAATTCAGCATAGCGTATATTCCAATGGCTCCAGAATTTTCCAGCAATGAAGAAAACCTTAGCCAGAAATTTTCAAATGAGCTTGAATCAATTTCAAAAAAAATATTCAAGTTTCTGCCGCAAAACACAATCTGCATAAGATTCGATTCTGCGCTGGATTTTGAAAATCTTGAAGAAAGAAACAATTTTGTTGCAAATGAAAAAAAATTTTTAAAGCAAAACAAAATTAGCAAAGAAAATTTCAGCATAGAAAAAACTGCCACGGACATACAGCCGCCTGATACAGTTTTGCTTTCGCTTTTGGAATCCGAAGAAAAAATTCTTTCTGAAATGAAAAGCAAATGGAGATACAACATAAGGCTTGCGGCAAAAAAAGGCGTTGAAGTAAAATCCTATTCCGCAAAGGACGCTGATTTTCCAAGCGCATTTGAAGAATTTTTTAAGCTTTTCATGCAGACAAGCGAGCGCGACGGAGTTCAGTTTCATCAAAAAAATTACTATCTTGACTTGTTAAATTCAAGCGCAGAAACTCCAAACGCTCCGGTTGTAAAACTTTATCTTGCAGAGCATGAAGCAGATGTTCTTGCAGGAATTATTACTTTGTTCTGCAAAAAAGAAGCTGTTTATCTTTACGGCGCATCAGGAAATATAAAGCGGAATTTTATGCCGGCTTACTTGCTCCAATGGAATGCAATCTGCGACGCAAAAAAATTCGGTTGCCCTATTTATGATTTTTACGGCTGTCCGCCAGAAGAAAATAAAAACCATCCAATGCACGGCTTGTTCCTTTTTAAAACTGGTTTCGGCGGAAAACTCATTCACAGGCCAGGAAGCTTCGATGTTGTTCTAAAGAAAAACTGGTACGCATTCTATAAGACAGCAGAAAAACTTCGCGCCTGGTTCTACAAGAATCTAAAGAAAAAACTTGCAGGAAGATGA
- a CDS encoding helix-turn-helix transcriptional regulator — protein sequence MSTEKETASKYSKEFSDRLRYLRNENKISAREMSIALGQNVNYINLIENGKRLPSLQGFFAICEYLEISPADFFDSENFFSEYFEKTKNIENEKKELISFFETLSVEQVSSILNLINAFKN from the coding sequence ATGAGTACAGAAAAAGAAACTGCAAGCAAATATAGCAAGGAATTTTCAGACAGGCTGCGCTATTTACGGAACGAAAACAAAATTTCCGCGCGGGAAATGAGCATTGCGCTGGGGCAAAATGTAAACTATATAAATTTAATTGAAAACGGAAAACGGCTTCCGTCTCTTCAAGGATTTTTTGCAATATGCGAATACTTAGAAATTTCGCCTGCAGATTTTTTTGATTCTGAAAATTTTTTCTCAGAATACTTTGAAAAAACAAAAAATATAGAAAATGAGAAAAAAGAACTTATCTCTTTCTTTGAAACTTTATCAGTTGAACAAGTTTCTTCTATTCTAAATTTAATAAACGCTTTCAAAAATTAA
- a CDS encoding alpha-amylase/4-alpha-glucanotransferase domain-containing protein: MKSKFCLVLNADLESSDETVLLEKNYQNVFKPLLSFLYSHKDFFLTIGFSGPQLAHYEKKHPESIELLHELSSKRQIEIIGGGYYSPIFPLLLPMDRSGQIEKMNSLVRSTIGKRPCGMTLFGSIWDFCLVSTFQSCGMEYIFLDSSLVPKKHLKCCPLIASEQGRSIKIFPSYKNLIPLENESFEEWTSRIKTFASKIKPEQFSFSDDFFEPVLSLCFSFEQFASFMKSQCFSSISENAEDVSFTTPYLYLKKSKCFSPAYIPAGMNSEISKWSLIPFEQVENKTGFPPTIHDYLNLYSQNKRLYERMVYISMLVSQCKGGDKVRKTASSEMLWKAQDGTNYLSPAFGVPSPAEKRQKAFRALNEAERLIREAAKIFRESLTSFDCNGDGLNEYICQMEKYNAVVSLHGGQISEFNFIKNGANYAASLSRIEKFDSGTDFYSRGFFSDHLIEPEKFEKYLAEETIENCIFSSSQFSEKKLESKRKEIQLEGNGLFSSMKLPVKLRKNFTFSSSGITVQYILKNESPIELNAVFAVELNFAQTRFDKKFEIESQYSTEAILNETRLFLPDSFYADEGISIIQVKDSADKRIFVIEPNEDSGLSCAMIAFKRPVDSLEPKVTSSTYKVALFWNINLSAGMEKEKTINLSVMPLKK, from the coding sequence ATGAAAAGTAAATTCTGTCTTGTTCTAAATGCTGATTTAGAAAGTTCTGATGAAACTGTTTTGCTTGAAAAAAACTATCAGAATGTTTTTAAACCATTGCTTTCATTTTTATATTCTCATAAAGATTTTTTTCTTACTATTGGATTTTCAGGACCGCAGCTTGCCCATTACGAAAAAAAACACCCAGAATCAATAGAACTTCTTCATGAGCTTTCCTCTAAAAGACAGATTGAAATAATCGGCGGCGGATATTATTCTCCGATTTTTCCTTTGCTTTTGCCAATGGACAGAAGCGGTCAGATTGAAAAAATGAATTCGCTTGTCCGCTCAACAATTGGAAAACGTCCGTGCGGAATGACTTTGTTCGGAAGCATTTGGGATTTCTGCCTTGTTTCAACTTTTCAGTCGTGCGGAATGGAATATATTTTTCTGGACAGTTCTCTTGTTCCGAAAAAACATTTAAAGTGCTGTCCGCTGATTGCAAGCGAGCAGGGAAGAAGCATAAAAATTTTTCCGTCCTATAAAAATTTAATTCCGCTTGAAAATGAATCTTTTGAAGAATGGACTTCAAGAATAAAAACTTTTGCTTCAAAAATTAAGCCTGAGCAATTTTCTTTTTCAGATGATTTTTTTGAGCCTGTGCTGTCTCTTTGCTTTTCATTCGAGCAGTTCGCTTCTTTTATGAAATCGCAATGCTTTTCTTCTATTTCTGAAAATGCAGAAGATGTTTCTTTTACAACTCCATATTTGTATTTGAAAAAATCAAAGTGCTTTTCTCCGGCTTATATTCCTGCTGGAATGAACAGTGAAATTTCCAAGTGGAGCTTGATTCCGTTTGAGCAGGTTGAAAACAAAACTGGATTTCCGCCAACAATACATGACTATTTGAATTTGTATTCGCAGAACAAGCGGCTTTATGAGCGTATGGTTTATATCAGTATGCTGGTTTCGCAGTGCAAGGGCGGAGACAAAGTTAGAAAAACTGCATCATCTGAAATGCTTTGGAAAGCGCAGGACGGAACAAATTATCTGTCGCCGGCATTTGGAGTGCCTTCCCCTGCTGAAAAAAGACAAAAAGCTTTTCGCGCTTTGAATGAAGCTGAACGCCTGATTCGTGAAGCTGCAAAAATTTTCAGAGAGTCGCTTACTTCTTTTGACTGCAACGGAGACGGGCTCAACGAATATATTTGCCAGATGGAAAAATATAATGCGGTTGTTTCTTTGCACGGCGGACAAATTTCTGAGTTCAATTTTATAAAGAACGGGGCTAACTATGCGGCAAGCCTTTCCCGGATTGAAAAGTTTGATTCTGGAACGGATTTTTATAGCCGCGGATTTTTTTCCGACCATTTGATTGAGCCTGAAAAGTTTGAAAAATATTTGGCAGAAGAAACAATTGAAAACTGTATTTTTTCTAGTTCGCAGTTTTCAGAAAAAAAACTTGAATCCAAGCGAAAAGAAATTCAGCTTGAAGGAAACGGACTTTTTTCTTCTATGAAGCTTCCTGTAAAACTTAGAAAAAATTTTACTTTTTCTTCAAGCGGAATTACAGTTCAGTATATTTTAAAGAATGAAAGCCCGATTGAATTGAACGCAGTTTTTGCAGTTGAGCTTAATTTTGCTCAGACGCGCTTTGACAAGAAATTTGAAATAGAAAGCCAGTATTCTACAGAAGCTATTTTAAATGAAACACGTCTTTTTTTGCCTGATTCTTTTTATGCCGATGAGGGCATTTCAATTATTCAGGTAAAAGATTCCGCGGATAAGCGCATTTTTGTGATTGAGCCGAATGAAGATTCCGGGCTTAGCTGCGCGATGATTGCATTTAAACGCCCAGTTGACAGCCTTGAGCCAAAAGTAACTTCTTCTACTTATAAAGTCGCCCTTTTTTGGAATATAAATCTTTCCGCCGGAATGGAAAAAGAAAAGACAATCAACTTGAGTGTTATGCCTCTAAAAAAATAA
- a CDS encoding 4Fe-4S binding protein, with amino-acid sequence MVAAILFGLLFIIVVSFVCVFIFYILSPSLKKQEIPFENSLISETELLEKSSFEEFPSATENKAVVLCSPEKNCGEKRIDYNGPKNCALFFSVFDTEYNCKYICAGFGDCVKSCPRGALSVKNKTAVVSSLCNGCGKCIDSCPHKIIKLIPAATKKIALCNSPFSEKTECSEFLAEKEILPLDKRGFKFWKKCYTMFCKR; translated from the coding sequence ATGGTAGCGGCGATTCTTTTTGGACTTCTTTTTATAATTGTTGTTTCCTTTGTCTGTGTTTTTATTTTTTACATTTTGTCTCCTTCGCTAAAAAAACAGGAAATTCCTTTTGAAAATTCTTTGATTTCCGAAACAGAGCTTTTGGAAAAATCTAGCTTTGAAGAATTTCCTTCTGCTACAGAAAATAAAGCTGTTGTGCTATGTTCGCCTGAAAAAAATTGCGGAGAAAAAAGAATTGATTATAACGGCCCTAAAAACTGCGCTTTATTCTTTTCAGTTTTTGATACAGAATACAATTGCAAATATATTTGCGCAGGATTTGGAGACTGCGTAAAATCTTGTCCGCGCGGCGCATTGTCTGTAAAAAATAAAACAGCAGTTGTAAGCAGTCTTTGCAACGGCTGCGGAAAATGCATTGATTCCTGTCCGCATAAAATTATAAAGCTGATTCCTGCCGCCACAAAAAAAATTGCATTGTGCAATTCGCCTTTCTCTGAAAAAACAGAATGCTCGGAATTTCTTGCTGAAAAAGAAATTTTGCCTTTGGACAAGAGAGGCTTTAAATTCTGGAAAAAGTGCTATACAATGTTTTGCAAAAGGTAA
- a CDS encoding flippase — MSSKVEESPKNTLSPKSLKKNAALNMTKTVMSLVFPLITFPYASRVLGPVYIGKVNFAQSIVSYFALVAALGISTYAVRESAKLRDDRKNLSVFVKEIFSLNMISTVIAYILFALAMVVVPAFGNYRILLCVCGASILFTTLGMDWLYTGLEEFKYITIRSIAFQFISLILLFFFVRNQNDYLKYAGISVVSSVGSNICNFIHARHFVDFRVKALCLKKHLKPVFTLFAMSAAVSIYTVLDTTMLGFIKGDESVGIYTAATKINRMVIMMITAATAVLLPRLSYYADKDRNEFLRLANKAVQFVVMFSVPCAVGLFVLSEPAVILFSGDQFLPAVPVMKIMNAVIMFISLGCLMGGNVLISAGKEKSSLASTVVGAVSNFSLNFIFIPQYGASGAAIGTVCAEFLVMTTQFILGRKIIDWKNLFRTVVQVFAAVFVMALFLLFLMRFINKIVPQIIFCTALGFFLYAGTMILFKNEFVMNFFKIIRRKKSDI; from the coding sequence ATGAGCAGCAAAGTAGAAGAGTCTCCAAAAAATACACTTTCTCCCAAGTCCCTAAAAAAGAACGCTGCTCTTAACATGACAAAAACTGTCATGTCGCTTGTGTTTCCGCTTATAACTTTTCCGTATGCAAGCCGTGTGCTTGGACCAGTTTATATTGGCAAAGTCAATTTTGCACAGTCGATTGTAAGCTATTTTGCTTTGGTTGCCGCGCTTGGAATCAGCACTTATGCAGTAAGGGAAAGCGCGAAGCTACGCGATGACAGAAAAAATCTATCTGTTTTTGTAAAAGAAATCTTTTCTCTGAATATGATTTCTACAGTCATCGCATACATTCTGTTTGCACTTGCGATGGTTGTTGTTCCTGCTTTTGGAAATTACAGAATTCTGCTGTGTGTCTGCGGTGCGTCAATTCTTTTTACGACTCTTGGCATGGACTGGCTTTATACAGGGCTTGAGGAATTCAAATACATAACAATTCGCTCTATCGCTTTCCAGTTCATAAGCTTGATTCTTCTGTTCTTTTTTGTCCGGAATCAGAATGACTATCTTAAATATGCTGGAATAAGCGTTGTTTCTTCTGTTGGAAGCAACATCTGCAATTTTATCCATGCAAGGCATTTCGTTGACTTTAGGGTAAAAGCGTTGTGTTTAAAAAAGCATCTGAAACCGGTTTTTACTCTTTTTGCAATGAGTGCTGCAGTCAGCATCTACACAGTTTTGGACACAACAATGCTTGGCTTTATAAAAGGCGATGAGTCTGTTGGAATCTATACCGCCGCAACAAAAATAAACCGCATGGTGATAATGATGATAACAGCCGCGACAGCCGTGCTTCTTCCTCGCTTGTCTTATTATGCGGATAAGGACAGAAATGAATTTCTTCGGCTTGCTAACAAGGCTGTTCAGTTTGTTGTGATGTTCTCGGTTCCGTGCGCGGTAGGTCTTTTTGTCCTTTCAGAGCCGGCTGTTATTCTTTTCAGCGGCGATCAGTTTTTGCCTGCAGTTCCGGTGATGAAGATTATGAATGCGGTGATTATGTTTATTTCTTTGGGCTGCCTTATGGGTGGAAATGTGCTTATTTCGGCTGGTAAGGAAAAGTCAAGTCTTGCTTCTACTGTTGTGGGAGCTGTTTCAAATTTTTCTCTTAATTTTATTTTCATTCCACAATATGGAGCTTCAGGCGCCGCAATTGGAACAGTCTGCGCTGAATTTCTTGTGATGACAACTCAGTTTATTCTTGGACGCAAAATTATTGATTGGAAAAATCTTTTTAGAACGGTTGTTCAGGTTTTTGCGGCAGTTTTTGTTATGGCATTATTTCTTTTGTTTTTAATGCGCTTTATAAACAAAATTGTGCCACAAATAATTTTCTGCACTGCTTTAGGATTTTTCCTTTATGCCGGAACAATGATTCTTTTTAAGAATGAGTTCGTTATGAATTTTTTTAAGATTATCAGGAGAAAGAAAAGTGATATTTAA
- a CDS encoding acyltransferase: MEKQRESGIELFRCVLMYMIIFLHMLIHGVNGEIVSFRNGQVYETTLLESFFTILCMVSVNCYVMISGYFGIKLSKNRLLKTYLPVLFYSLLIAVIFFACKKIAIKELVLSCLPVVRVTYWFATCYIFLCLISPFLNYVAEKFYKNKYFYFLIFVFLFITWFPKVCVQLKTVLGLSSLGFSQIIISYLIGRCIFHFGNEKFENQFLAKIFTQKKRMDFCFFLAFSFVTFFMTAVLYVLTKKNYWFPLASYSSPLTVLASVFLFQCFKKLEIGSLSFLNSLGASTFGIYLIHENPFMRPVIYSFFHAYDFKFSKMLIPYVLLCSLVVFVTGGGIDVLRQKIFALITKSYRRLLAK, translated from the coding sequence ATGGAAAAACAGCGTGAAAGCGGAATAGAACTATTTAGATGTGTTCTTATGTACATGATTATATTTTTGCATATGTTGATTCATGGCGTAAACGGAGAAATTGTTTCTTTTAGAAATGGTCAGGTTTATGAAACTACATTGTTAGAGTCTTTTTTTACAATATTGTGCATGGTTTCTGTTAACTGCTATGTGATGATTTCGGGTTATTTTGGCATAAAACTAAGCAAAAACAGACTGCTGAAGACCTATTTGCCGGTTTTGTTTTATTCGCTGTTAATTGCAGTCATATTTTTTGCTTGCAAAAAAATCGCAATAAAAGAGCTGGTTCTAAGCTGTCTGCCTGTTGTTAGGGTTACATACTGGTTTGCAACATGTTATATATTTTTGTGCCTAATTTCTCCATTTTTAAATTATGTCGCAGAAAAATTTTATAAGAACAAGTATTTTTATTTTCTGATTTTTGTATTCCTTTTTATTACTTGGTTTCCTAAAGTCTGCGTCCAATTGAAAACTGTCTTAGGGTTAAGTTCGCTCGGTTTCTCTCAAATAATTATTTCATATTTAATTGGAAGATGTATTTTCCATTTTGGAAATGAAAAATTTGAAAATCAGTTTTTAGCAAAAATATTCACACAGAAAAAACGGATGGACTTTTGTTTTTTTCTTGCTTTTTCTTTTGTCACATTTTTTATGACTGCTGTTCTTTATGTACTCACAAAAAAGAATTATTGGTTTCCATTAGCTTCCTATTCGTCTCCTCTTACAGTGCTTGCCTCAGTTTTCTTGTTTCAATGTTTTAAGAAATTGGAGATTGGTTCTTTAAGTTTTTTAAACAGCTTGGGAGCTTCAACATTCGGAATTTATTTGATTCATGAAAATCCATTTATGAGACCTGTTATTTATTCGTTTTTTCATGCTTATGATTTTAAATTTTCTAAAATGCTTATTCCTTATGTTTTGCTCTGTAGCCTTGTCGTTTTTGTTACGGGGGGGGGAATAGATGTGCTAAGACAAAAAATTTTTGCCTTGATTACTAAATCCTACAGGAGATTATTAGCAAAATGA
- a CDS encoding NAD(P)-dependent oxidoreductase, producing MKILVTGANGFMGHGIINELSESGNEIVASDFTDFTYGYKNVSSIAGNLFEIENPFAHFGKPDVLVHLAWRDGFKHASDNHILDLPKHYEFLKKMVCGGVKKLVVLGSMHEVGFHEGSINENTPCNPLSLYGIAKNALRQMTELLVKNTETRLQWVRGFYIVDNTVKGCSIFSKIMQSAADGKKSFPFTSGINQFDFLDFNVFCKQVAAVVLNDTVFGTINACCGKPETLASRVERFIKENNLDIKLEYGAFPDRPYDSLAIWGDNRKIQKIMESK from the coding sequence ATGAAAATACTTGTAACTGGTGCGAACGGTTTTATGGGGCACGGAATCATAAATGAACTTTCAGAAAGCGGAAATGAGATTGTCGCCTCGGATTTCACGGACTTTACTTACGGATACAAGAATGTCTCTTCCATTGCCGGAAATCTTTTTGAAATAGAAAATCCGTTTGCGCATTTCGGAAAGCCTGATGTCCTTGTTCATCTTGCGTGGCGGGACGGATTCAAGCATGCCTCGGACAATCACATTCTTGACCTTCCGAAGCATTATGAATTCCTTAAGAAGATGGTTTGCGGCGGAGTGAAGAAGCTTGTTGTTCTTGGCAGCATGCACGAGGTCGGTTTTCACGAGGGAAGCATAAACGAGAACACTCCGTGCAATCCGCTTTCACTTTACGGAATCGCAAAAAACGCGTTGCGCCAGATGACGGAGCTGCTTGTTAAAAATACAGAAACCCGGCTTCAGTGGGTGCGTGGTTTTTACATTGTTGACAACACCGTGAAAGGCTGCTCGATTTTCTCAAAGATAATGCAGTCTGCGGCGGACGGCAAGAAGTCGTTTCCGTTCACGTCTGGAATAAACCAGTTTGACTTTCTTGATTTCAATGTATTCTGCAAGCAGGTTGCCGCAGTCGTTCTGAACGATACGGTTTTCGGAACGATAAACGCCTGCTGTGGAAAGCCTGAGACTCTTGCTTCCCGGGTTGAACGATTTATCAAGGAAAACAATCTTGACATCAAGCTGGAATACGGCGCATTCCCAGACAGACCTTATGATTCTCTCGCAATTTGGGGAGACAACAGGAAAATTCAGAAAATCATGGAGAGCAAATAA